In Triticum aestivum cultivar Chinese Spring chromosome 5B, IWGSC CS RefSeq v2.1, whole genome shotgun sequence, the following proteins share a genomic window:
- the LOC123112830 gene encoding lon protease homolog 2, peroxisomal — translation MADAPVELPGRLAILPFRNKVLLPGAIVRIRCTNPSSVKLVEQELWQREDKGLIGVLPVRDSEAAAVGSILSPGVGSDSGEGGRRSPGGSGGESTKQDAKSGKEPIHWHSRGVAARALHLSRGVEKPSGRVTYIVVLEGLCRFSVEELNARGSYHVARVSRLDMTKTELEQAEQDPDLIALSRQFKATAMELISVLEQKQKTVGRTKVLLETVPVYRLADIFVASFEISFEEQLAMLDSVDLKVRLSKATELVDRHLQSILVAEKITQKVEGQLSKSQKEFLLRQQMRAIKDELGDNDDDEDDIAALERKMQNAGMPANIWKHAQRELRRLRKMQPQQPGYSSSRAYLELIADLPWQKVSEERELDLRAAKESLDRDHYGLTKVKQRIIEYLAVRKLKPDARGPVLCFVGPPGVGKTSLATSIAKALNRKFIRISLGGVKDEADIRGHRRTYIGSMPGRLIDGLKRVSVNNPVMLLDEIDKTGSDVRGDPASALLEVLDPEQNKTFNDHYLNVPFDLSKVVFVATANRMQPIPPALLDRMEVIELPGYTPEEKLKIAMKHLLPRVLEQHGLSSAYLQIPEAVVKLIIERYTREAGVRNLERNLAALARAAAVKVAELDSTLRLGKEMQPITTTLLDSRLADGGEVEMEVIPMGQDISNTYENPSPMIVDEAMLEKVLGPPRFDDREAADRVSSPGVSVGLVWTSFGGEVQFVEATAMVGKGDLHLTGQLGDVIKESAQLALTWVRARSADLNLSPTSDINILESRDIHIHFPAGAVPKDGPSAGVTLVTSLVSLFSNRKVRADTAMTGEMTLRGLVLPVGGVKDKVLAAHRYGIKRVILPERNLKDLAEIPAPILAGIEILLVKRIEEVLGHAFENGFPLRLHSSL, via the exons atggcggacgcGCCGGTGGAGCTGCCGGGCCGGCTCGCCATACTGCCGTTCCGCAACAAGGTGCTCCTCCCGGGCGCCATCGTGCGGATCCGGTGCACCAACCCCAGCAG TGTCAAGCTGGTGGAGCAGGAGCTCTGGCAAAGGGAGGACAAGGGTCTGATCGGAGTTCTTCCCGTGCGGGACTCCGAGGCTGCAGCTGTTGGTTCGATCCTGTCGCCTG GCGTGGGCAGTGATTCAGGTGAAGGAGGCCGCAGGTCGCCTGGTGGTTCTGGGGGAGAGTCAACCAAACAGGATGCAAAGAGTGGGAAGGAGCCCATTCACTGGCACAGCCG GGGAGTTGCTGCTAGAGCTCTGCACCTTTCAAGAGGGGTGGAGAAACCAAGTGGAAGGGTTACATACATTGTTGTTCTCGAAGGCTTATGTAGGTTCAGTGTTGAAGAACTCAATGCAAGAGGGTCGTATCATGTTGCCCGTGTTTCACGACTTGACATGACAAAGACTG AGTTGGAGCAGGCAGAGCAAGACCCAGATCTAATTGCTCTTTCGAGGCAATTTAAAGCAACTGCCATGGAACTAATTTCCGTCTTAGAGCAG AAGCAGAAGACGGTTGGTAGGACTAAGGTACTACTCGAGACAGTTCCTGTATACAGGCTAGCTGATATTTTTGTTGCTAGCTTTGAAATAAGCTTTGAGGAGCAGCTTGCTATGCTGGATTCAGTTGACTTGAAAGTGAGACTTTCCAAGGCAACAGAACTTGTAGACAGGCACCTGCAG TCAATTCTTGTAGCGGAGAAAATAACACAGAAGGTGGAGGGGCAGCTATCAAAATCCCAAAAAGAATTTCTGCTGCGCCAGCAG ATGAGGGCTATCAAAGACGAACttggtgataatgatgatgatgaagatgacattgCTGCATTGGAAAGGAAGATGCAGAATGCAGGAATGCCAGCTAATATTTGGAAGCATGCCCAAAGGGAGTTGAG GCGCTTGAGGAAGATGCAACCACAGCAACCTGGATATAGTAGCTCTCGAGCTTATTTGGAACTTATTGCGGACCTTCCTTGGCAAAAAGTAAGTGAAGAAAGGGAACTTGACCTTAGAGCTGCAAAGGAGAGTCTTGATCGTGATCATTACGGGCTGACCAAAGTTAAGCAAAGGATTATTGAGTATTTGGCTGTCCGTAAG CTCAAACCGGATGCCAGAGGTCCAGTGCTGTGCTTTGTGGGGCCACCTGGTGTTGGAAAGACATCTTTGGCTACATCCATAGCAAAGGCCCTAAATAGGAAGTTCATAAGAATCTCTCTTGGTGGTGTAAAGGATGAGGCTGATATTAGGGGCCATCGAAGAACATACATTGGAAGCATGCCAGGGCGCCTCATTGATGGACTAAAG AGGGTATCTGTCAACAACCCAGTGATGCTCCTTGACGAAATTGACAAGACTGGTTCTGATGTACGTGGGGATCCAGCATCAGCACTGCTAGAAGTACTTGACCCTGAGCAGAACAAAACATTCAATGACCA CtatttgaatgttccatttgaccTGTCAAAGGTTGTATTTGTTGCAACTGCCAACAGGATGCAACCTATCCCCCCTGCCCTGTTAGATAGGATGGAAGTCATTGAGTTACCAGGCTACACGCCTGAAGAAAAGCTAAAAATAGCCATGAAACATCTCCTACCAAGGGTATTGGAACAGCATGGCTTGAGCTCCGCATATCTTCAGATTCCTGAG GCTGTAGTCAAACTTATCATCGAGAGATACACACGGGAAGCTGGTGTGCGTAATCTTGAAAGAAACCTAGCTGCATTGGCTCGTGCAGCTGCTGTCAAGGTTGCAGAGCTAGATAGTACGCTTAGACTTGGCAAGGAAATGCAGCCAATAACTACAACTCTACTGGACTCGAGGCTcgccgatggtggtgaagttgAAATGGAAGTTATTCCTATGGGTCAGGACATATCAAATACATATGAAAACCCATCGCCCATGATTGTTGATGAGGCTATGCTAGAAAAAGTGCTTGGG CCTCCTAGATTTGATGACAGAGAGGCTGCGGATCGGGTGTCATCACCGGGAGTGTCAGTTGGGCTTGTCTGGACTTCTTTTGGTGGGGAAGTTCAGTTTGTAGAGGCTACAGCCATGGTGGGTAAGGGTGACTTGCATCTGACAGGACAACTTGGCGATGTAATTAAGGAATCAGCACAGTTAGCTCTGACATGG GTGAGAGCAAGATCTGCTGACCTTAATCTGTCACCCACTTCTGATATTAACATATTGGAGAGCCGTGATATCCACATACATTTTCCTGCTGGTGCTGTGCCGAAGGATGGTCCTTCTGCAGGAGTGACACTGGTAACATCACTGGTGTCATTGTTTAGTAACCGAAAAGTCAGAGCAGACACTGCAATGACCGGAGAGATGACTCTTAGGGGCCTAGTGTTGCCAGTTGGTGGAGTTAAGGATAAG GTGCTTGCTGCACATCGATATGGCATCAAGAGAGTAATATTACCAGAAAGAAACTTGAAGGACCTGGCTGAGATTCCAGCGCCGATCCTCGCTGGCATTGAG ATTCTGCTCGTGAAGCGCATTGAGGAAGTACTTGGCCATGCTTTTGAGAATGGATTCCCTTTGAGGCTACACTCCAGTCTATAG